One region of Acidimicrobiia bacterium genomic DNA includes:
- a CDS encoding recombinase family protein: MHVVGYVRERPGSDSTDTAFMQAERVRLWVARNGYDLISICQDGAQSGEREGFGAVLGIISSGQAELVVVPTLEALSPDKVTQEVMLFELRATGISVASTEEGDLMALSVPPGDPARMFIRDVLEKAAAFRQGRTATVSDVSVLGEASSSPQPDVIIEFVDSLPTTEPDPDRALA; this comes from the coding sequence ATGCACGTAGTTGGATATGTTCGCGAACGACCCGGATCAGATTCAACCGATACGGCCTTCATGCAAGCTGAACGAGTGCGCCTCTGGGTGGCTCGAAACGGTTACGACCTCATCTCCATCTGCCAGGACGGGGCTCAATCCGGCGAGCGGGAGGGCTTCGGTGCGGTGCTCGGGATCATCTCGTCGGGACAGGCAGAACTGGTCGTCGTGCCGACGCTTGAAGCGCTCTCACCAGACAAGGTAACTCAGGAGGTGATGCTCTTTGAGCTGAGAGCCACCGGAATCTCGGTTGCTTCCACCGAAGAAGGCGACCTTATGGCGCTTTCGGTGCCTCCCGGCGACCCGGCGAGAATGTTCATCCGCGATGTCCTTGAGAAAGCGGCGGCGTTCCGACAAGGCAGGACCGCTACAGTCTCTGACGTGTCAGTGTTGGGGGAAGCGTCATCGAGCCCTCAACCAGACGTCATAATCGAGTTTGTCGATTCGCTGCCAACCACCGAACCGGATCCGGATCGGGCCTTGGCCTAA
- a CDS encoding HNH endonuclease, which translates to MARVLVLNASYEPLSVVSTRRAAVLVLNDKAQMLEATDLIWRAERVQLAVPSVIRLNKFVRVPYGRTVPLTRNAVFARDGHRCQYCDGPAESIDHVVPRSRGGQHVWENVVAACRRCNLRKGSRFLEETGFLLTKRPSAPHTYGWVYARAGPRMDPLWSSYLLAESA; encoded by the coding sequence GTGGCGCGTGTGCTGGTGTTGAACGCTTCCTACGAGCCACTTTCGGTGGTGAGCACGCGACGCGCCGCCGTGCTGGTCCTCAACGACAAGGCCCAGATGCTCGAGGCGACCGACCTGATCTGGCGGGCGGAACGGGTTCAGCTGGCGGTCCCTTCGGTTATCCGGTTGAACAAGTTTGTGCGCGTCCCATACGGTCGAACCGTGCCACTGACCCGCAACGCCGTTTTCGCACGAGATGGGCATCGCTGCCAATACTGTGACGGCCCGGCTGAATCGATCGATCACGTCGTTCCGCGATCGCGAGGCGGACAACACGTCTGGGAGAACGTGGTAGCCGCCTGTCGGCGATGCAACTTGCGCAAGGGATCCCGATTCCTCGAGGAAACCGGATTTCTCCTCACCAAGAGACCATCTGCTCCACACACCTACGGGTGGGTATATGCCAGAGCGGGCCCACGCATGGACCCGCTCTGGAGCTCGTATTTGCTCGCCGAGTCGGCCTGA